The Amycolatopsis sp. DG1A-15b genome contains the following window.
GGCGGTGCCCTCCAGCTCCACCAGCTGACCCGGGATCGCCAGCCTGCTCACCCCGAGCATCGTGGTGGCCGGGGCCACCCCGGCGGCACCCAGCCGCGCCGCCAGCACGCCGTAGTGCGGGAACAGCCCGTCGACGTCGGTGGTGTAGACGTTCAGCCGGACCAGGTTCGCCAGGGACATGCCGGCCTCGGCGAGCACGGCCTCCAGGTTGTCCAGGCTCACCGCGAGCTGGGCGGCCATGTCCCCCTCGTGCCGGGGCTTGCCCTCGGCGTCCATCGACGTCTGCCCGGAGCAGTACAGGGTGCGGGTCTGCCCCGCGACGACCTCCCCCTGGTTGAAGCCCAGCGCATGAGACCACGTCACCGGGTTGACCGCCGTTCGTTCCAGTGCCACATCAGCTCCGTTCGTTGCGAGTACTGCGCCGAGGAGCTTTCCGGCGAATCACGACATCCTCTGTCGGGTATTCGCTACCGTTCCGGAGTGCGTGCCGACCGGCTGGTCTCCCTGGTGCTGCTGCTGCGCCGGCGTGGGCGGCTGACCGCGGACGTGCTGGCCCGCGAGCTGGAGGTCTCCACGCGCACGGTGCTGCGCGACATCGACGCGCTGTCGGCGGCGGGTGTCCCGGTCTACGCCGAACGCGGCCGGCACGGCGGGTTCGCGCTGCTGCCCGGCTTCCGGACCGAGCTCACCGGCCTGAACCACGACGAAGCACTGGCCCTGCTGACCACCGGGCCGGCTTTCGGCCTCGGCCCGGCGCTGGCCTCGGCCATGCGCAAGGTGGCCGACGCCCTGCCCGAAACCCACCTGGCCACGGCCGGGCGGTTCCTCGTCGAGCCGGAGACCGACCTGCTCTCCCGCCGCTGGGCTGCCGAGGAGGTGGACCACCCGACGATGGCCGAGGTCCGCCGCGCGGTCCTCGGTGGTCGCCGGCTGCGGATCCACTACGCGGCCACGGGCCAGGAGCCGCAGTGGCGCACGGTCGACCCGATCGGCCTGGTCACCGTCCGCGACCGCGGCTACCTGCTGGCGACGAGGGCGGGCGCGGACCGCACGTACCGGCTGTCCCGGGTCCTGGCGGCGGAGGAGCTACCCGAGCCGGCCGAGCGGCCGGGCGAGGTCGACCTGGACCGCATCTGGCGGCAACGCTGCGCCGCCTTCCTGGCCGACGGTCACCTGACGGCCCGGGTCCGGGTCCGGCCGGCCCGCCGCGAGGACCTGCTGGGCACGGCGGTGGCGGTCCGCGCGGAGGAGCCCGGGGCCGACGGCTGGCTGCGGTTCGAAGTGACCTACCAGGACGCGTGGCACGCGGAGTGGGCGCTGTGGCAGCTGGGCACGGGCGCCGAAGCCCTGGCTCCGCAGTCGTTGCGCACGGCCCTGCGCGAGCGGGCGATGGCGATCGCCGACCGCTACGGAGACGACCGGCTCCGGAAACGGTGAGGGCCACCCCGATCGCCCGGGGTGGCCCTCACCGCAGTACCGCGGATCTACATCTTCGTGCACTGCCCGGCGACCGGGCCGCGCACGACATTCGGCAGGTCGTGGTCGGTCGGCGCCGGGTTGTTCACCGCGCACGCCAGCGGGCCGCCGACGGTGCTGGAGGTCAGCACCGGCCCGTGGTTGCCCGTCAAGGCCACCGGGCCGCCGATCTCGGTCAGCTCGATCGACACCGGACCGGTCGCCCCGGTGATCGCCACCGGACCGCCCACCTTCGTGCGGTTCAGCACCACCTGAGCCGCACCCGTCGCCGCGAGCGGGCCCTTGACCTGACCGCCGCGGACGATCAGCGACGCACCGCCGCTCACCGTGACCGGGCCGGACACCGTCGCGTCCTGCAGGCACACCGTGCCCGAAGTGACCGCAAGCGGACCGGACTGCGTCCCCGTGATCGTCTTCGTGCACGCCGCGTCCGGCTTGCCCAGCAGCTCGAACTCGGCCAGCTGCGCCGGAGCGCCGGTGCTGGTCGCGGTCACCTCGAGCCGGTAGTAGGCGTAGTGCGCCGGGTCGGCCACCTTGAACGCGCGGGTCTGCTGCCGCCAGCTGAACGCCTGGTTCTCCTGCCGGTCGGCCACCGCCCACGTCTTGCCGTCGTAGGAGCCCTTCAGCACCCAGCTCTTCGGATCGCCCGCACCGGTCTGGGACGTCAGCGTGTAATTCGTGACAGCCTCATCGGTCGAGTTCAGCTGGTACTGCACGGCGCCGGTGACCGCGGCCTGGGTGCGCGAGGTGTTGTCCACCAGCGCGGCCGCGTTCGAGCCGTCCGAAGTGGACAGCGTGCCCCTGCCGGGGCCGGTCTCGTCGTGCAGCGGCGCCGGGACGGCGTCACCCTGGGTGATCGACTTCGGCGCGTCGTTCGGGCCGGTGCCCCACTTCGACGGGTTCGGGCCCATGTCGAAGTCGATGACCCCACCGCGAGCGATCAGCTCCTGCGACAGCGACGTCGAAGAGTGCGCTTTGCCGTTGACCTTCACACCCTGGACGTAGACGTTCTTCGCGCTGTTCTTCGGCGCGTTGATCACCAGATCCTTGCCACCGGCCAGGTGGATCGTCGCCTTCTTGAACAGCGGCGACCCGATCGCGTAGTCCGGGCTGCCCATCTGCAGCGGGTAGAAGCCCAGCGCGCTGAAGGTCCACCAGGCCGACTGCTCGCCGTTGTCCTCGTCACCCGCGTAGCCCTGGCCGATCTCGCTGCCGGTGTAGAGCCGCGAGAGCGCCTCGCGGACCTTCTCCTGCGTCTTGGCCGGCTGGCCCGCGTAGTCGTACATGTAGAGCGTGTGGTGCGAGGCCTGGTTGGAGTGCCCGAGCTGGCCCATCCGGACGTCGCGGGCCTCCCGCATCTCGTGGATCACCCCGCCGTAGGAGCCCGGGAAGTTCGCGGTCTCCTGGTCGGCGAAGAAGGCGTCCAGCTTCTTCGCCAGGCCCGTCTTGCCGCCGTAGAGGTTCGCCAGGCCCTGCCCGTCCTGCGGCACGGAGAACGCCATGCCCCAGCCGTTGGTCTCGGTGTAGTCGATGCCCCACACCCGCGGGTCGTAGTCCTGCGGCGACCGGCTGAACTTGCCCGCCGCGTCCCGGCCCTGGAAGAACCCGACACTCGGGTCGAACAGGTTCACGTACTGCTGCGCCCGGCTGGTGAAGTACTCGTAGTTCGCCAGGTACTCCTGCTTGCGCGGATCACTCGCCGGGGCTTCGTCGTAGAGCTTCTTCGACAGGTTCGCGATGCCGTAGTCGTTGACGTAGCCCTCGATCGACCACGAGAACCCGTGGTCGGCGGTGTTGGGCGAGTAGCCGAGGAAGATGCCCTCGTCGATGCCCTTGCGGCCGACCGCGTTGTTCGGCGGCGTCACCGTCGCGTTCTTCAGCGCCGCGTCGTAGGACGCCTTGACGTCGAAGTTGCGCACCCCCTTGAGGTAGGCGTCGGCGAACGCGACGTCCGAGCTGGTCCCGGTCATCAGGTCCGCGTAGCCCGGCGACGACCACCGCGAGATCCAGCCGCCGTCGCGGTACTGCTGCACGAACCCGTCGACCATCTTCCCGGCCATGTCCGGCGTGAGCAGCGAATACGCCGGCCACGTCGTGCGGTAGGTGTCCCAGAACCCGTTGTTGACGTAGGTCTGGCCGTCGACGATCTTCGCCCCGGTCTGCGTCGGGGTGTCCACCCCGGCCTTCGGCGAGACGAAGCTCGCGTACTGGTAGACCGGCTTTTCCTTCGTGCCGGTGTTCTCGAAGCCGGAGTTCGGGTAGAGGAACAGCCGGTACAGGTTCGAGTACAGCGTCGTGAGCTGGTCCTTCGACGCGCCCTCGACCTCGATCACCTTCAGCTGGTCGTCCCAGATCCGCTGCGCGGCGTCGCGGACGGAGTCGAAGGTCGCGTTCGGCGCGATCTCCTGCGCCAGGTTCTTCTTCGCCTGGTCCACGCTGATCAGCGACGTCGCGATCCGCATGGTCACGGTCTTGTCGGCACCGGCGGCGAACCGCAGGTAGCCGGCGACGTCGTCGTGGCCCTGCCCGGTGAGCTTCGCGCCCGCGGTGACCGGCTTGTCGAAGGTGGCGTAGACGAACATCCGCCCCGCCCCGGCCGACAGGCCGCTCTTGACGTCGGTGTAGCCCGACAGCGTGCCGCCCGCGGTGTCGAGGGTCAGCCCGCCCTGGTTCTTGTAGTTGTCGAAGATGAGGCTGGAGTCGCTGCCCGGGAAGGAGAACCGGAACACCGCCGCGTGGTCGGTCGGGGCGATCTCGGTCTTGATCCCGTTCTCGAACTGCACACCGTAGTAGTGCGCGCGAGCGGTCTCGTTGTCGTGCTTGAACGCCAGCGCCCGGGCGTCGCGGTTCGCGTCCGGCACCCCGGTGGCCGCGGACGGCATCACCTGGAAGGTCTGCCGGTCGCCCATCCACGGGCTCGGCTCGTGGCTGACGCTGAACGCCTGCAGCTCCGGCAGGTTCTGCTCGTTGTTCTGGCTGTGGTAGTTGTACATCCACCGCACGTCGCCGTTGTCGGCGTTCGCGTCGGTCACCGGGGTCCAGAAGTTGAACCCGTGCGGCACGGCCGTGGCCGGGAAGTTGTTGCCGCGGGAGAAGGTGCCGTTGGCCATCGTGCCGCGCGTGGTGAGCACGTTGTCGGTCGGGCGGGTGCTGGCCGGCGGCGTCGGCGTGGCGGAGATCTTCACGTCGTCCAGCCAGCCCTGCAGCGAGCCGGGGCCACCCGCGTTGTCGAAGCCGACCAGGATCCGGTCGATCGTCTTGCCCTTGGCCACCGTGCCGATCGCCGAGCGCACCAGGTTCCACTGGTTGGTGTAGAGCACCTTGCTCTTGCCCTGGCCCTCCGGCGTGAGCGGGAACCCGTACTGGTCGGTCGCGCCCAGGTCGCGCAGCCGGGTGCCGTCGGTGAAGACCAGGTCGATCGCCACGTTCGTGCTCTGGTACTTCAGGTCGCCGGTGATGAACTGCGGCTGCACCTTGTAGGACAGCTCGGTCGAGGCCACGACGGGAACGTTCACGTCGAAGACCTTGTTGTAGGACCAGCCGTGGCCCTGGGTCTGGCTGCCGGAGTAGCGGAACGCCTTGAGCCCGGTGAAGCCGACGCGGTTCTTGTTCGTGTACCCGCTGGTCGGCCCGGAGTCGGTGAAGCTGCGCATGTTGGGCAACGGCGGCGGCGCCGGCTCGTCGTTGGCCAGCAGCAGCTCCGACAGCTGCAGGATCGGCCCGCCGTTGTTGCCGGTGACGTTCAGCCGGAAGTACCGGTACGCCGCGGTCGGTGCGGCCAGCTTGTAGTCCTTCTGCTGGAACCGGGCGGTGAACGCCTGGCCGGTCTGGCTGTCGAGGTCGGTCCAGGCACTCGCGTCGTTCGAGCCCTGCAGCGTCCAGTCCTTGGGGTCGCGCTCGGCGAAGTCGTTGGCCGAGGAAATCGCGTAGTGCGTGATCGACGTCGGCTCCGACAACGTGATCTGCGCCCACGCCGTCGGGTCCCACGACAGCCACTTGGTGTCGGTCGTGCCGTCGACGAGGTTCGACACCACCTCGCCGCCACCGGCGTTCTCGCTGCTGGCGCTGGTTTCGGTCACCTTGCCGCGGATGTCACCGGGGATCGCGGTGCCGTTCGCGCCGTTGATCCCGGACGCGCGCGGCTTGCCCGCCGCGTCGGTGTCGACCGTGTCGGTCCACGTCGGCTGGACGTCACCGGACTCGAAGGAGGACGAAAAGTCGGCCGGCAGGACGTCTTCGGCGGCGGACGAGGCCGCGGGGAGGGCGACCAGGCCGGCGGCGACCACGGCAGCGGTCACCAGGAAAGCGACCGGCGGTCTGGCGCTTCGGGGCATCGTTGCTCCAAGCTCGGAGGGCGGATTCAGCAGCGCCGCGCAGGCGGGGACCGGCGGCGCCAACGAAGGGAAACGCGCGGGTGACATCGATGTCAAGACCGCTCGCCAAACCTGGCCAAAATCAGACAACGCGGAAAACGGGGGCCCGATGAGACCAGTCAAGATCTTCACCGCCATCGCCGCACTCACGCTCGCCACCACCACGTTCACCCCGGCCACCGCCACCGCGGCGACCGGCTCGACCATCCGGCCGGTGACCGCCTGCGCCGACCTGGTCCGCGGGTTCACCCTCCCGGGCGCCACCACCCACGTCACCTCGTCAGCCGTTGTCGCGGCCACCGCCACCGATCCCGAATACTGCGGCGTCCAGGGCTACGTCGAACCCGCCGTCCGGTTCGAGCTGCGGCTGCCCACCAAGACCTACACCGGGCGCTACCTGCAGTACGGCTGCGGCGGCTTCTGCGGCCTGGTCAACCCGCCCGCCTTCGCCGACTGCCTGCCCCACGGCGGCGACTTCGCGGTCGCCGCCACCGACGACGGCCACATCGGCAAGACCCCCGCCGTCGTCGACGACGGCAGCTGGGGCGCGCACGACCAGGCCGCCCGCGACGACTTCGAGTTCCGCGCACCCCACGTCGTCTCCCGCGCCGCGAAGGCGATCATCCAGGCCTTCTACGGCGCCCCACCGCGCAAGTCTTACTTCACCGGCTGCTCCGACGGCGGCCGCGAAGGCCTCCTGCTCGCCCAGCGGTACCCGGCGGACTTCGACGGCATCGACGCCGGCGCGCCCGCGAACTACTGGGGCCCGCTGCTCGGGGTCTACCAGACCTGGCTCGCCCGGGTGAACAGCGCCGCCGACGGCAGCCCGATCCTCACCGCCGCCAAGCTGCCCGCCCTGCACGACGCCGTCCTGGCCGCCTGCGACCGCCTCGACGGGCTCGCCGACGGCCAGCTCGACGACCCCCGCGCCTGCCGCTTCGACCCGGCCACGCTGATCTGCACCGGCGCCGAGACGCCGTCCTGCCTCACCCCGGCCCAGGCCGCCGTCGTCGGCAAGCTCTACTCGCCGCCCACCGACGCCCGCGGCACCCTGCTCTACCCCGGCGGCCAGCTGCCCGGGTCCGAGCTGTC
Protein-coding sequences here:
- a CDS encoding RidA family protein, whose protein sequence is MERTAVNPVTWSHALGFNQGEVVAGQTRTLYCSGQTSMDAEGKPRHEGDMAAQLAVSLDNLEAVLAEAGMSLANLVRLNVYTTDVDGLFPHYGVLAARLGAAGVAPATTMLGVSRLAIPGQLVELEGTAVA
- a CDS encoding tannase/feruloyl esterase family alpha/beta hydrolase, coding for MRPVKIFTAIAALTLATTTFTPATATAATGSTIRPVTACADLVRGFTLPGATTHVTSSAVVAATATDPEYCGVQGYVEPAVRFELRLPTKTYTGRYLQYGCGGFCGLVNPPAFADCLPHGGDFAVAATDDGHIGKTPAVVDDGSWGAHDQAARDDFEFRAPHVVSRAAKAIIQAFYGAPPRKSYFTGCSDGGREGLLLAQRYPADFDGIDAGAPANYWGPLLGVYQTWLARVNSAADGSPILTAAKLPALHDAVLAACDRLDGLADGQLDDPRACRFDPATLICTGAETPSCLTPAQAAVVGKLYSPPTDARGTLLYPGGQLPGSELSWAGWIIATPETGGFAFARNLADNYLRYLGYPIGAPAATVDTFAFTRREFDRLTPVGVRYDAMSLDLSAFQRRGGKLLLWHGWADEAIPPAGTLDYYQRLTHGRPQDWARLFMVPSLYHCGGGTTLTEFDPLRELVAWVERGTTPTRVTATGRDAAGTVTRTRPVFAYPQRAVYDGTGSIDDAANFRPAPPSSPVRDVVHWAGEKLYGLPGPVAP
- a CDS encoding WYL domain-containing protein, encoding MRADRLVSLVLLLRRRGRLTADVLARELEVSTRTVLRDIDALSAAGVPVYAERGRHGGFALLPGFRTELTGLNHDEALALLTTGPAFGLGPALASAMRKVADALPETHLATAGRFLVEPETDLLSRRWAAEEVDHPTMAEVRRAVLGGRRLRIHYAATGQEPQWRTVDPIGLVTVRDRGYLLATRAGADRTYRLSRVLAAEELPEPAERPGEVDLDRIWRQRCAAFLADGHLTARVRVRPARREDLLGTAVAVRAEEPGADGWLRFEVTYQDAWHAEWALWQLGTGAEALAPQSLRTALRERAMAIADRYGDDRLRKR
- a CDS encoding GH92 family glycosyl hydrolase, whose product is MPRSARPPVAFLVTAAVVAAGLVALPAASSAAEDVLPADFSSSFESGDVQPTWTDTVDTDAAGKPRASGINGANGTAIPGDIRGKVTETSASSENAGGGEVVSNLVDGTTDTKWLSWDPTAWAQITLSEPTSITHYAISSANDFAERDPKDWTLQGSNDASAWTDLDSQTGQAFTARFQQKDYKLAAPTAAYRYFRLNVTGNNGGPILQLSELLLANDEPAPPPLPNMRSFTDSGPTSGYTNKNRVGFTGLKAFRYSGSQTQGHGWSYNKVFDVNVPVVASTELSYKVQPQFITGDLKYQSTNVAIDLVFTDGTRLRDLGATDQYGFPLTPEGQGKSKVLYTNQWNLVRSAIGTVAKGKTIDRILVGFDNAGGPGSLQGWLDDVKISATPTPPASTRPTDNVLTTRGTMANGTFSRGNNFPATAVPHGFNFWTPVTDANADNGDVRWMYNYHSQNNEQNLPELQAFSVSHEPSPWMGDRQTFQVMPSAATGVPDANRDARALAFKHDNETARAHYYGVQFENGIKTEIAPTDHAAVFRFSFPGSDSSLIFDNYKNQGGLTLDTAGGTLSGYTDVKSGLSAGAGRMFVYATFDKPVTAGAKLTGQGHDDVAGYLRFAAGADKTVTMRIATSLISVDQAKKNLAQEIAPNATFDSVRDAAQRIWDDQLKVIEVEGASKDQLTTLYSNLYRLFLYPNSGFENTGTKEKPVYQYASFVSPKAGVDTPTQTGAKIVDGQTYVNNGFWDTYRTTWPAYSLLTPDMAGKMVDGFVQQYRDGGWISRWSSPGYADLMTGTSSDVAFADAYLKGVRNFDVKASYDAALKNATVTPPNNAVGRKGIDEGIFLGYSPNTADHGFSWSIEGYVNDYGIANLSKKLYDEAPASDPRKQEYLANYEYFTSRAQQYVNLFDPSVGFFQGRDAAGKFSRSPQDYDPRVWGIDYTETNGWGMAFSVPQDGQGLANLYGGKTGLAKKLDAFFADQETANFPGSYGGVIHEMREARDVRMGQLGHSNQASHHTLYMYDYAGQPAKTQEKVREALSRLYTGSEIGQGYAGDEDNGEQSAWWTFSALGFYPLQMGSPDYAIGSPLFKKATIHLAGGKDLVINAPKNSAKNVYVQGVKVNGKAHSSTSLSQELIARGGVIDFDMGPNPSKWGTGPNDAPKSITQGDAVPAPLHDETGPGRGTLSTSDGSNAAALVDNTSRTQAAVTGAVQYQLNSTDEAVTNYTLTSQTGAGDPKSWVLKGSYDGKTWAVADRQENQAFSWRQQTRAFKVADPAHYAYYRLEVTATSTGAPAQLAEFELLGKPDAACTKTITGTQSGPLAVTSGTVCLQDATVSGPVTVSGGASLIVRGGQVKGPLAATGAAQVVLNRTKVGGPVAITGATGPVSIELTEIGGPVALTGNHGPVLTSSTVGGPLACAVNNPAPTDHDLPNVVRGPVAGQCTKM